CACGCGTTCGAGCGTCTCGTCCTCGGCGATACCCAGCGCGGCGCCGATAGACCGGAAGGGCCGCTCCTCGACGGGGACGCCGCTCTGGTAGCCGTCGATGATCGCTGCGTCGACGTCGTCGATCCCCTCGCGCCAGTCCCCCGAGAGGGTGCTCATTGCTGTCCCTAGGGAGAACGGCACCGTATTGCTTTCGGGTCCCTGCGGCCGGCGGGAATCAGCCCTCGTATTCGCGAAGATGACTGTCTCTCCTGTGGGACTATTGAAACGGTTATAGCAGTGGTGGACGTTATCATTATCCATGGCACTCACCGAACCGATCGCGATCGAAGGCGACGAGCGAGAACAGATCTACGCGTACGTCGAGACCCACGGCGCGGTCGATCGAGACCGGGCCAGAGAGGCGCTCTTCCCTGAGGATCCGCCGGGTGATCCCCAGTATACGCGAGCGTTCCGCCACAACGTCGCGATCCTGAAACGAGACGGGTATCTCGAGGAGGACGACGACGGAACGTTGCGTATCGCCATCGACGTCGATGACGAGCGCGAGGAGTTCTCGACCGAGGACGTCGACGTCACGATTCGGCCCGCCAGACAGGAGGACCTCTCGGGCATCGTCGGCGCGATGCGACGGCTCGTCGAGGGGATGACCTATATCGAGGCCGAGACCGTCGCCGACGAACTCGACCACGAGAACGTCCTGCTTCGGCACAACGAGTTCGAATCGCGGATGTTCTTCGTCGCGACCGTCGACGACGAGGTCGTCGGCTGGGCCCACCTGCACGTCCCCAACTTAGAGAAGCTTTCTCACACTGCCGAACTCACGGTCGGCGTCTTAGAGGAGTATCGCGGGATGGGGATCGGGAACGAACTGCTCGATCGCGCCCTCGAGTGGGTGCGCTCGCAGGGCCACGAGAAGGTCTATCAGAGCGTCCCCTCGACCAACGAGGCGGCCATCGAGTTCTTCGAGGGCCGAGGGTGGGTCGTCGAGGCCGTCCGGGAGGACCACTACAAACTCGAGGATGAGTACATCGACGAGGTGATGATGGCGATCGAACTGTGATCGCCTGACGGCCGCGGACCGTCGATCCCGCGTCAGACCCGCCCTCGACGGTCCGAGACAGCTTGAAATCGAGACGATTTCGCGGGGGAGCACTACCGGAAACGGGACCCTTTTGCGGGGCCCGTCCGAACGAACGCACATGGCACAGGCATCCCAGGAGTTCGGTGAATGGCCGCTGAAACGCCTGATGACGGACGTCGTCGGCTCCGGTCCCAAGTCCGCCGACGACATGAGTCGCGAGCAAGCCCGCGAGGCGTTCCAGCGGATTCTGGCCGGCGAACCCGACGCGACGACGCTGGGCGCGTTCTGGCTGGCCAACCGCTGGAAGCGCAACAACCCCGAGGAGCTGGCCGGCTACACCGACGTCATGCGCGAGGAGTCGGTCGTCACCGCCGAACCCGAGGCCGATCCGGTCGACTGCGGCGCGAACTACGACGGCAAACACAGTTCGGCCGTCCTCGGCGTCGGCGCCGGCCTCGTGGCCGCCGCCGCGGGCACGCCGGTCGTCGTTCACTCCGGCGACCGCGTCCCGACCCAGAAGGCGACAGCGTACAAACACGTCCTCGACGAACTCGGGATCCGGACCGACCTCGAGCCCGAAGAAAGCGCCAACATGGTCGACGAGACCGGGTTCGGCTTCTACTACCAGCCCGCGTTCAATCCCGGCGTCCACGACCTCTACGACCGGCGCGACCAGATGGGCGTCCGGACGTTCGTCAACACGATCGAAACCGTCGGCAACCCCGCGAACGCCGACGTTCACCTCGGCTCGTTCTACCACCTCGCGTTCGCGAAGAAGCTGACCGATCTCATCCGGGAGAGCGACCACCTCGACTACTCGCGAGCCATCTTCTTCCAGGGAATGGAGGGGTACGACGACATCCGCCCCGGCTACACCAAAGTAGCTGAGTGGAACGACGGTGCGGAGCTCGAGGACTACGAGATCGAGACCGCCGAGTACGGCATGGAGATGGAAAACGAAGACCTCGAGGTCGACGACGTTACCGCTGACTCCGCGACGATCACCGAGGCGGTCCTTGCCGGCGAGCGCGACGACCACTTCGCCGATGCCATCGCCCTCAACGGCGCGTTCCGGATGTACGCCCGCGAGGACGTCGACAGCCTCGAGGACGGCCTCGAGCAGGCCCGCGACGTGATCGCCGACGGCAGCGCCGAAGCGGTGCTCGAGGACCTGCGGGCGTTCTGAGACGCGTCGTCGATTTTGCGACTGACGAGCGCGCGGTCGTCACTGCGTCGGCTGTCAGAGACGCGCTCGTCCGCGAACGAAGCGCCGATTTCCTCGAGTCTCGTTTCCATCAGCGACGCCACCGACTGTTCGATGCCCATACTCTGCAATTACCACTGTTCTAATCTCGGCACATTCTATCGAACACTGGGTCTCTAATCTGCTAAAATAATGAACAAATTTATACCCCCAGCGTCCGATTCCGCGAGTATGCGACTCGAAGACAAAACCGTCGTTATCACGGGTGCGGGCGCGGGGATCGGTCGGGAGACGGCGCTGCGATGCGCCGACGAAGGCGCGCGGGTCATCGTCACTGACGTCGACGTCGAGGGTGGCGAGGAGACCTCCGACCTGATCGCCGAGGCCGGCGGCGAGGCCGAGTTCGCCGAACTCGACGTCACCGACAGCGATCGGTTCCACGACGTCGTCGACACCGTCGCCGAGGACTACGGGCTCGACGTGATGATCAACAACGCCGGCACCGGCCATCCCGGCGGTCCGCTCGAGGACGTCGACGAAGAGGTTCGGGACTTCGTGGTCGACATCAACATCAACGGGGTCTGGAACGGCTGCTCCGCGGCCTTGCCCCACATGAAAGAACAGGGCCAGGGCGCGATCGTCAACGTCGGCTCGCTGGCGAGCGTCCTCGGACTCCCGCATCAGGCCGCCTACGCGACGACCAAGGCCGCCGTGTTGAATCTGACCCGGACCGTCGCGGCGGAGGCCGGCCCCTACGGCGTCCGCGCCAACGCCGTCTGCCCCGGCTTCACGGAGACCCAACTACTCGACGACTATCTGGACCAGCAGGGCGATCCGGAGCAGGCCCGGGAGGCGATGGTCGAGGAATACCCGCTCAAGCGACTCGGCGAACCCGGGGAGATCGCCGACGCGATCCTGTTCCTCGCCAGCGACGAGGCCTCGTTCGTCACCGGCCACGGACTGGTCGTCGACGGCGGCTATTCGGCCTGAGAGACGCTTTCGGATCACCAATCGTACCGAACCGAAACGGCTTTTTCCACCGCGATAACATTTCTCTAGTAACATGTCCGCCCGTCGGACGCGGTCCCCATGACACTCGCTCCAGCACTCGTCGACGTCGGACACGCGCTCGAGGAAGCCACCGGCGTCGGCCGATACCTCCTCGTGTTCGCCCTCGCGATGATTCCGGCGATCGAACCGTTCGTCGTCATCCCGGTCGCGATCGGACTCGGCTTCGATCCGGCCGCCACCGGCGTCGCCGCCTTCGCCGGCAGCGCCACTGCGGTTGGCGCCATCGTGATCGCCCACGAACGACTCACGGCGTGGTGGACCCGCCGCCGAGGCGGCGGCGACCTCGACTCGAGCGATCGGTACGGTCGCGCGCGGCGGCTCTGGAAGCGCTACGGGATCGTCGGGCTCTCGTTCGCCGGTCCGATACTCGCCGGAATCCACCTCACGGCGCTGTTGGCGGTGGTCGTCGGGGAGAACACGCGACTGACCGTCGGTTGGCTCGCAGTCGGCCTCGCGGTCTGGACGGTCGTCCTCGTCGGCGGGTCGACCGCCGGAATCTCGCTGCTGGGGCTCCGCTGAACGGTCATTCCGCGGACTCTGCTAACCGATCACTCCTCGCGGACCAGCGCGACGCTCGCGAGCTGGTCGCCCGCGGTCACGGTCGCCTCTCGGGTGAGCGCGTAGAGAATCCCGTCGCGGTCCGCGACCGCCTCGTGGTGCGGTTCGTACGTCCGCGGATCGTAGACGGTCCCGAGCGGTGTCCCTTCGGTGATAGCCTGTCCGACCTCGAGCCCCGGCTCCGGGCGGAAGAGGCCGGAGCCGTCGGCGGTGACCTGTCCGAGATGGTTGCGCGCGACCGTCTGGTTTCGCTCCGGAACGTCGCCGGGGAGCAACCCCATATACCGGCAGACGCCGAGCAGTCCCTCGACGCCCTCCTCGACGGCGTCCTCGAGGATCTGCTTGTTGTGGGCGAGTTCGGGCGTGACCGAGGGAATCCCCTTCTCGGCGGCGGCGACGCGGAGTTTCCCGGCGAACCCCCGGCGGTGCCACTCCTCGGGGGCCTCGTCGTCGGCCTGCTCGGACAGCAGCAGGTCGGTCCCGAAGGCTTCGGCGAGCGCGCGCGAGCGTTCGTCGCCCTCCCGGTAGACAACGTGGGGGTACATGTCCGGGCTCCCCGTATGGAGGTCGACGATGGCGTCGGCGCGGCTCACCTCCGTCCAGAGCCGCGCGGCCATCTGCTGGTGGAGGCTCCCGTCCTCGTCGCCCGGCCAGATCCGGTTCATGTTCGGGTTGACGCTGTCGAACTCCTCGGGCGTGATGTAGGAGACCAGATCGAAGGTCACCGGGTTCGCGACGGGGACGGCGACGATCGTTCCCGACAGCTCCTCAAGTGGCAGTCGCTCGTGGAACCGCCGGAGCGTCTCGGTCCCGTTGATCTCGCGGCCGTGCTGGGCGGCCTGGACGTACAGTGTCGGTCCGTCTTCGGCGCCACGATACGTGTGGGCCGTCGTCGTCAGTTCGACGCCGGAGGGCATCCTCGCGAGCGTCACCTCCTCGACCGTGTGGGTCCCAGTGGACTGGCTCATGGCCGGCCGTTCCACCTCCGGCGGTATGTAGCTGCGGCCGCCTTTCGCCGACGTCGCTCGAGATGGTGTCTTTGGACTGGTCAGTACAGAAGAAGCAGTTACCCCAGTAGCCGCCGCCATTCGCGGGAACTGTCAAGAGCGGTGTGCTAACTCCAGAGGACACCTACTTCGTGAATTCGTATTCACGAAGCGCTCCAGTCTCGAGATCAACCCGGTATGTCCATCCCCGCCAGTTTCCCGTCCATAGCTCGCCGTCACGCACACGGAGACTCAGATACGGGTTATCTTCGGCGGAACTGTGTAGGCTTTCAGGAATCGTCCACCGTTTAGTTCCTGTCTTGTCGATTCCCACTACGTTTCGATTGTGAGTCTCTTCTGGTGGGATAACAAGTCGAACGACGATTACGCTGTCAAATTCAATAACGTCCCCGATTTCGTAGTCGAAGGCGATCTCAGTAGAGCCAACAGTGAGAATATTATCGTCAACCGACAGGTCTGACATGTATCGTACTTACAATCGACAAACAAAAGATTGCAGTGAAAGAAGACTGCTGGCTGAGACGTTCACTGTGACCCACCGACGGCATCACGGGATCGGTCGGCTGCTCGAGCGATGTAATCGGGCTTTCGACAGCGAAGACTCGCAGTGAGGGGGTGGAGCAACGCAGACCACTACCGTTTTCCGTAGTCCCGCCGTCTCGCTGGACATGGGAGACGTTACTGCCACCCTGCACACGAACCGTGGCGATATCGAAGTCGAACTCTACGACGAGCGCGCGCCGCGGACCGTCGACAACTTCGTCGGTCTCGCGACCGGCGGCAAGACCTGGGAAGACCCCGAGACGGGCGAGGAGGTCGAGGGCGAACCCCTCTACGACGACGTCGCCTTCCACCGCGTCATCGAGGACTTCATGATTCAGGGCGGCGACCCGACCGAGACCGGTCGCGGTGGCCCCGGCTACCAGTTCGACGACGAGTTCCACGACGAACTGCGCCACGACGACGAGGGCATCCTCTCGATGGCAAACTCAGGGCCGAACACCAACGGCTCGCAGTTCTTCATCACGCTCGACGCCCAGCCCCACCTCGACGACCGCCACTCGGTCTTCGGCAAAGTAATCGACGGCATGGACGTCGTCCACGAGATCGGTTCGGTCAACACCGACGCTAACGATCAGCCCCAGGAAGACGTCGTCCTCGAGTCGGTTTCCGTCGACTACGAGTAACCACCGGACTTCGGGGCCGCCACTGACGACGACGGCCATTCGGGTTCCGTCGCCGGCCCCTCAAACGACGGGCGAGCCGAGAACCACCGGACAAAGACGTTTTACCGCCTCCGCCACTGTATACCGGTGAATGGGATCGTCGTCTACCGACGCGGATCACCTCGCGCAGATTCGCCGGCAGGAGGTCGTCGCCGACCTCAGCCAACAGGCCCTCGAGACGGGGGATCTCGACGAGGTACTGGCCGATGCGTCGCTCGCTATCGCGGAGACGCTCAATGTCGAGTACTGCGCCGTCTTCGAACGCCAACGCGATCGAACGGCGGCCGTGTTGCGGGCCGGCGCCGGCTGGCCGACCGACCGACTCGGATCGACCACCGTGTCCGCGGACCGGTCCTCGTGGACGGGATACGCGGCTCACGCTGCCGAGCCGGTCGTCACCGACGATCTTGATACCGAGTCGCGATTTTCCATCCCGGAACAGTTCGCCGATCGCAACGTCGCCAGCGGCGCCGCCGTCCGTATCGGGCCGGACGAGCAGCCGTGGGGCGTCCTCGGCGCGTACGCGACCGAGAGCCACGCCCTTTCGGAGGCCGATATCGACTTCCTCGAGCGCATCGCGGACGTCCTCGGCTCGGCGGTCGAACACGCCCGCACGCGACGTGACCTCGAGCGGACGGAGCGACGGTTCGAAGCGATCTTCGAGGATCCGAACATCCTCGTGGGGCTGCTCGATCCGGACGGCACGGTACGGGACATCAACGGGACGGCGATGGAGTACATCGACGCCGACCTCGAGGACGTGACCGGCGTCCCGTTCTGGGAGACGCCGTGGTGGGGCGAGGGCGACGACGTCCGGGACGATGTCAAGCGGTGGACCGAACAGGCGGCCAGCGGCGAGTACGTGAATTTCGAGGCCGATCTCACCCGGCCCGACGGAGAGCGGTACTCCCTGAACGGCGCCTTCAGGCCGGTCACGGACGACGAGGGCGATGTCGTCTCGGTGATCGTCTCCGACCGCGACGTGACCGAGCGAAAGGAGCGCGAGCGAGAACTCGAGGAGTCCGAACAGCGCTACCGGACGCTGGTCGACCACTTCCCCAACGGCGCCGTCGCCCTCGTCGACGAGGACCTGACCTACCGGACCGTCGGCGGAAGCCCGACGGACACGGCCGACGCCACGGCCGATGAAATCGAGGGCGAACCGGTCGCCGAGGCCGTTCCGCCGTCGCTGGCCGACGAACTCGTCCCGCGCTACGAAGCCGCCCTCGAGGGCGAGTCGCGCGCGTTCGAGTCGCGCGCGAACGATCGCGTCTACGACTTCCGGATCGTGCCGGTCCGGGACGACGACGGCGAGGTGTTCGCCGCGCTCGGCATGTCCCAGGATATCACCGAGCGCAAGGAGCGCGAACGCCGACTCGAGGAGTCCGAGCAGCGCTATCGGACGCTCATGGAGTACTTCCCGAACGGACTCGTGACGCTGTTCGACCCCGATCTCCGGTACGAACTGGCGGCCGGGCAGGGATTCGATCGTATCCCCGTCGATCCCGAGGACTTCGAAGGCAGCCACGTCAGGGAGGTCTGGGACGATGAGGCCGCCGACACCCTGCAGCCGGTGTTCGAGGCCGCGCTGGACGGCGAGGCGCAGTCGATCGAATTCGAGTACAACGATCGGGAGTGGATCCTGCGAGTGGTCCCTATCACGGACGAGCGCGGCGACGTCTTCGCGGGCATGACCATGGCCCAGGACATCACCGAGCGCAAGCGACACGAGCAGTACCTCCGGGAGACGACGGCGCAACTCGAGGCCGCGACCGAGGCGGGCGCGGTCGGCACGTGGGAGTGGGACATTCCGGAGGACGAGATGGTCGTCGGGGCCACGTTCGCCGAGACCTTCGGTATCGATCCCGAGGCGGCGCGCCAGGGGGTATCGCTGGACCGCTTCATCTCGTCGATCCACGAGGACGACCGCGACCGCGTCGTGGCCGAAATCGAGGCGGCCGTCGAATCGGGCGACGAATACGAGGCGGAGTATCGCGTTCGGAACGCCGACGGCGAGATCCGATGGGTCGTCGCACGCGGCCACGTCGAGTGCGACGAGGATGGGAAACCGGTCACATTCCCCGGTGCGCTCACCGACATCACGGAACGCAAGCGCGCCGAGTTACAGCTCGAGCGGACCAACGAGCAACTCGAGACGCTGTTCGACGTCCTCCCCGTCGGTGTCGTCGTCGCCGACGCCGACGGTCGGATCCGCCAGGCCAACGACACCGCACGGGAGATCTGGGGCGGCGACGTGTTCGACACCGACTCCGTCGCGGAGTACGACCGGTATCCGGTGTGGGACGCCGATTCAGGCGAGCGCATCTCGCCGGAGGAGATGACGCTCGCGCGCGTCCTCGAGGGCGAGGAAGTGACCGATCCCGACATCTACGAGATCGAAGCCGACGATGGCGAGCGCCGCATCGTCCGCACCGAGGGCATGCCGGTCCGAAACGAGCGCGGCGAAGTGACTCGCGGCGTCGTCACCATCACGGACATCACCGAACGCCGGGAGTCCCAGCGCCGCCTCGAGGAGTCCGAGCAGCGCTACCGGACGCTGGTCGACCGCTTCCCCAACGGCGGGGTCGGGCTGTTCGACGAGGACCTTAAGTATCAGATCGCCGGCGGCGGGGCCTTCGACGAGATCAGCGCCTCCGCGAACGAGATCATCGGACAGACGCTCTGGGAGCGGTATCCGACGGAGCTGGCGGAGCGCCTCGAACCAAAGTTCAGAGCCGCGCTCGATGGGGAGACCAGTTCGTTCGAGATGGAGTTCCACGACCGGGACTGGATGGCGTACACGGTTCCCGTCACGGACGACGACGACGAGATCTTTGGCGGGATGGTCATGGTCCAGGAGATCACCGAGCGAAAGGAGCGCGAGCGGAAACTCCGCGAGCGCGAGCGCAGCCTCGAGCAGTACAAAGAGTACATCGACGAGATCCTCGACGCCATCGACGACGTGTTCTACATCGTCGGCGAGGACGGCTCGCTACAGCGGTGGAACCGGAGCGTGACCGACGTAACCGGCTACTCGGACGAGGAGATTGCCGCGATGGAACCGACGGATCTGTTTACGGACGACGACCGGGAGGACGCCCTCGGAGCCCTTCAGGAGGGATTCGAGACGGGCTCGTTCAACGTGGAACTGACGGTTCAGACCGACGACGGCGACACCGTCCCCTTCGAGTTCAACGCCTCGCGACTCGAGGACCCCTGGGGGAACACAGTGCTGGCCGGAATCGGACGCGACATCACCGATCGGCTCGAGCGCGAGAAACACCTCGAGCGATACGAGACCATCGTCGAGACGGTCAACGACGGCGTCTACGTCGTCGACGAAGACGGGCGCTTCACAATGGTCAACGAGACGTATGCGTCGATGCTCGGCTATGAGCCGGACGAACTCGTCGGAACCGACGCGTCGCAAATAGTCGACGACGACGTCACCGAACGGGTCGAGGAGCTGACGGCCGACGACGCCGAGCGGCCGACGATCGAATCCGAGGTTCGAACGGCCGACGGCGATCGGCTCCCCGCCGAAGGGACCTTCGCGATGCTGCCCGAGGACGACAGCACGTGGCACCGCGTCAGCATCGTCCGGGACATCAGCGATCGAAAGGAACGGGAACGCCGGCTCGAGGAGTCCGAACGCCGGTACCGGACGCTCGTCGAGAACTTCCCCGGCGGCGCGGTGGGACTGTACGACGAGAACCTTGAGTACATCGTCGTCGGCGGCGAGGCGTTCGACGATCTGGGGATTTCGGAGGACGAGGTCGCCGGCGCGACGCTCTACGAGCGGTATCCGGACGACCTCGTCGACGAGATCGAACCGTACTTCCGGGCCGTCTTCGACGGCGAGGCAAACACGTTCGAGTTCCGAGCCCGTGGACGGGACGTCTGGGCCCACACGATCCCCCTTCGAAACGACGACGACGAGATCTTCGCGGGCATGGTCATGGTTCAGGACGTCACCGAACGCAAGGAGTACCAGCGCAAACTCGAGGAGTCCAACGAGCGCTTAGAGCGGTTCGCCTACGCGGCCTCCCACGACCTCCAGGAACCGCTCCGGATGGTGACGAGCTACCTCATGCTGCTCGAAAACCGCTACGGCGACGCGTTCGACGAG
Above is a genomic segment from Haloterrigena salifodinae containing:
- a CDS encoding GNAT family N-acetyltransferase, encoding MALTEPIAIEGDEREQIYAYVETHGAVDRDRAREALFPEDPPGDPQYTRAFRHNVAILKRDGYLEEDDDGTLRIAIDVDDEREEFSTEDVDVTIRPARQEDLSGIVGAMRRLVEGMTYIEAETVADELDHENVLLRHNEFESRMFFVATVDDEVVGWAHLHVPNLEKLSHTAELTVGVLEEYRGMGIGNELLDRALEWVRSQGHEKVYQSVPSTNEAAIEFFEGRGWVVEAVREDHYKLEDEYIDEVMMAIEL
- a CDS encoding anthranilate phosphoribosyltransferase, with the translated sequence MAQASQEFGEWPLKRLMTDVVGSGPKSADDMSREQAREAFQRILAGEPDATTLGAFWLANRWKRNNPEELAGYTDVMREESVVTAEPEADPVDCGANYDGKHSSAVLGVGAGLVAAAAGTPVVVHSGDRVPTQKATAYKHVLDELGIRTDLEPEESANMVDETGFGFYYQPAFNPGVHDLYDRRDQMGVRTFVNTIETVGNPANADVHLGSFYHLAFAKKLTDLIRESDHLDYSRAIFFQGMEGYDDIRPGYTKVAEWNDGAELEDYEIETAEYGMEMENEDLEVDDVTADSATITEAVLAGERDDHFADAIALNGAFRMYAREDVDSLEDGLEQARDVIADGSAEAVLEDLRAF
- a CDS encoding SDR family NAD(P)-dependent oxidoreductase is translated as MRLEDKTVVITGAGAGIGRETALRCADEGARVIVTDVDVEGGEETSDLIAEAGGEAEFAELDVTDSDRFHDVVDTVAEDYGLDVMINNAGTGHPGGPLEDVDEEVRDFVVDININGVWNGCSAALPHMKEQGQGAIVNVGSLASVLGLPHQAAYATTKAAVLNLTRTVAAEAGPYGVRANAVCPGFTETQLLDDYLDQQGDPEQAREAMVEEYPLKRLGEPGEIADAILFLASDEASFVTGHGLVVDGGYSA
- a CDS encoding small multi-drug export protein, whose product is MTLAPALVDVGHALEEATGVGRYLLVFALAMIPAIEPFVVIPVAIGLGFDPAATGVAAFAGSATAVGAIVIAHERLTAWWTRRRGGGDLDSSDRYGRARRLWKRYGIVGLSFAGPILAGIHLTALLAVVVGENTRLTVGWLAVGLAVWTVVLVGGSTAGISLLGLR
- a CDS encoding succinylglutamate desuccinylase/aspartoacylase family protein — encoded protein: MSQSTGTHTVEEVTLARMPSGVELTTTAHTYRGAEDGPTLYVQAAQHGREINGTETLRRFHERLPLEELSGTIVAVPVANPVTFDLVSYITPEEFDSVNPNMNRIWPGDEDGSLHQQMAARLWTEVSRADAIVDLHTGSPDMYPHVVYREGDERSRALAEAFGTDLLLSEQADDEAPEEWHRRGFAGKLRVAAAEKGIPSVTPELAHNKQILEDAVEEGVEGLLGVCRYMGLLPGDVPERNQTVARNHLGQVTADGSGLFRPEPGLEVGQAITEGTPLGTVYDPRTYEPHHEAVADRDGILYALTREATVTAGDQLASVALVREE
- a CDS encoding peptidylprolyl isomerase, giving the protein MGDVTATLHTNRGDIEVELYDERAPRTVDNFVGLATGGKTWEDPETGEEVEGEPLYDDVAFHRVIEDFMIQGGDPTETGRGGPGYQFDDEFHDELRHDDEGILSMANSGPNTNGSQFFITLDAQPHLDDRHSVFGKVIDGMDVVHEIGSVNTDANDQPQEDVVLESVSVDYE
- a CDS encoding PAS domain S-box protein; amino-acid sequence: MGSSSTDADHLAQIRRQEVVADLSQQALETGDLDEVLADASLAIAETLNVEYCAVFERQRDRTAAVLRAGAGWPTDRLGSTTVSADRSSWTGYAAHAAEPVVTDDLDTESRFSIPEQFADRNVASGAAVRIGPDEQPWGVLGAYATESHALSEADIDFLERIADVLGSAVEHARTRRDLERTERRFEAIFEDPNILVGLLDPDGTVRDINGTAMEYIDADLEDVTGVPFWETPWWGEGDDVRDDVKRWTEQAASGEYVNFEADLTRPDGERYSLNGAFRPVTDDEGDVVSVIVSDRDVTERKERERELEESEQRYRTLVDHFPNGAVALVDEDLTYRTVGGSPTDTADATADEIEGEPVAEAVPPSLADELVPRYEAALEGESRAFESRANDRVYDFRIVPVRDDDGEVFAALGMSQDITERKERERRLEESEQRYRTLMEYFPNGLVTLFDPDLRYELAAGQGFDRIPVDPEDFEGSHVREVWDDEAADTLQPVFEAALDGEAQSIEFEYNDREWILRVVPITDERGDVFAGMTMAQDITERKRHEQYLRETTAQLEAATEAGAVGTWEWDIPEDEMVVGATFAETFGIDPEAARQGVSLDRFISSIHEDDRDRVVAEIEAAVESGDEYEAEYRVRNADGEIRWVVARGHVECDEDGKPVTFPGALTDITERKRAELQLERTNEQLETLFDVLPVGVVVADADGRIRQANDTAREIWGGDVFDTDSVAEYDRYPVWDADSGERISPEEMTLARVLEGEEVTDPDIYEIEADDGERRIVRTEGMPVRNERGEVTRGVVTITDITERRESQRRLEESEQRYRTLVDRFPNGGVGLFDEDLKYQIAGGGAFDEISASANEIIGQTLWERYPTELAERLEPKFRAALDGETSSFEMEFHDRDWMAYTVPVTDDDDEIFGGMVMVQEITERKERERKLRERERSLEQYKEYIDEILDAIDDVFYIVGEDGSLQRWNRSVTDVTGYSDEEIAAMEPTDLFTDDDREDALGALQEGFETGSFNVELTVQTDDGDTVPFEFNASRLEDPWGNTVLAGIGRDITDRLEREKHLERYETIVETVNDGVYVVDEDGRFTMVNETYASMLGYEPDELVGTDASQIVDDDVTERVEELTADDAERPTIESEVRTADGDRLPAEGTFAMLPEDDSTWHRVSIVRDISDRKERERRLEESERRYRTLVENFPGGAVGLYDENLEYIVVGGEAFDDLGISEDEVAGATLYERYPDDLVDEIEPYFRAVFDGEANTFEFRARGRDVWAHTIPLRNDDDEIFAGMVMVQDVTERKEYQRKLEESNERLERFAYAASHDLQEPLRMVTSYLMLLENRYGDAFDEDGKEFLEFAVDGADRMREMIDGLLEYSRVETRGDPFEPMDLDDIVDDVREDLQFRIEETDAELTVEDLPCVEGDASQLRQVFQNLLSNALTYSGDEPPRIHVGAERRGDKWVISVADEGIGIASEDQERVFTIFDRLHSRGEYDGTGIGLALCERIVERHDGEIWVESEPGEGSTFSVTLPASRDP